A genomic region of Paroedura picta isolate Pp20150507F chromosome 4, Ppicta_v3.0, whole genome shotgun sequence contains the following coding sequences:
- the LOC143836130 gene encoding uncharacterized protein LOC143836130 isoform X1 — translation MARQTYQASLQFLVVFFIVQPVVLQAIGVMLLKKATIPSTVNPQEVRNTTISNSSGIPTGTGQETVNTTTLYNANASIPALGNTTNFPSLLSTFAQINHSSHTESSPPSEITAEITTKMTDFPTASFVTNSTHQNPGGDSEVTTLPSPTSSLFSNKTSHSVSASQLPVARPRMKDSEFILTVVFALILTLTILGLLVYVLNKYRMRRAQYSHHQLHDTSFDTVDIYATPDDTLVISGGLYDAPRTFSSSMTAYEDGELQTDHLPFSVQHGQFRLEFFCEKEKGISLTSETLQGPPGSL, via the exons ATGGCCAGACAAACATACCAAGCTAGTCTCCAGTTTCTTGTGGTCTTCTTCATAGTGCAGCCAGTAGTTCTTCAGGCTATTGGTGTCATGTTACTAAAGAAGGCAACCATACCAAGCACAGTGAATCCTCAAGAAGTAAGAAATACCACCATATCTAACAGCTCTGGAATTCCCACTGGGACTGGTCAAGAAACAGTGAACACGACCACACTGTACAATGCAAATGCCAGTATACCTGCACTAGGGAACACAACCAACTTCCCTTCCCTGCTCTCTACTTTTGCACAAATCAATCACTCTTCTCATACAGAAAGTAGCCCTCCATCAGAGATCACAGCTGAAATCACGACAAAGATGACAGATTTTCCTACTGCGTCCTTTGTTACTAACTCTACACaccaaaaccctggtggagattCTGAAGtcacaactctgccttctccaacTTCATCATTGTTTAGTAACAAGACGTCACATTCTGTTTCAGCCAGTCAGCTGCCAG TTGCAAGACCTCGTATGAAGGATTCAGAGTTCATCCTAACTGTTGTGTTTGCCCTCATCCTCACACTGACAATCCTAGGGCTTCTGGTTTACGTTCTCAATAAATACAGGATGCGAAGAGCTCAATATTCCCACCACCAACTCCATGACACCTCTTTTGATAcag TGGATATATATGCTACCCCAGATGATACACTCGTAATATCAGGAGGTTTATATGATGCACCAAGAACTTTTAGCTCCAGCATGACAGCATATGAAGATGGAGAACTTCAAACAGATCATTTACCATTTAGCGTTCAACATGGACAATTTCGACTGGAatttttttgtgaaaaagaaaagggCATTTCCTTGACTTCTGAAACACTTCAGGGGCCACCAGGAAGCTTATAA
- the LOC143836130 gene encoding uncharacterized protein LOC143836130 isoform X2 produces MARQTYQASLQFLVVFFIVQPVVLQAIGVMLLKKATIPSTVNPQEVRNTTISNSSGIPTGTGQETVNTTTLYNANASIPALGNTTNFPSLLSTFAQINHSSHTESSPPSEITAEITTKMTDFPTASFVTNSTHQNPGGDSEVTTLPSPTSSLFSNKTSHSVSASQLPVDIYATPDDTLVISGGLYDAPRTFSSSMTAYEDGELQTDHLPFSVQHGQFRLEFFCEKEKGISLTSETLQGPPGSL; encoded by the exons ATGGCCAGACAAACATACCAAGCTAGTCTCCAGTTTCTTGTGGTCTTCTTCATAGTGCAGCCAGTAGTTCTTCAGGCTATTGGTGTCATGTTACTAAAGAAGGCAACCATACCAAGCACAGTGAATCCTCAAGAAGTAAGAAATACCACCATATCTAACAGCTCTGGAATTCCCACTGGGACTGGTCAAGAAACAGTGAACACGACCACACTGTACAATGCAAATGCCAGTATACCTGCACTAGGGAACACAACCAACTTCCCTTCCCTGCTCTCTACTTTTGCACAAATCAATCACTCTTCTCATACAGAAAGTAGCCCTCCATCAGAGATCACAGCTGAAATCACGACAAAGATGACAGATTTTCCTACTGCGTCCTTTGTTACTAACTCTACACaccaaaaccctggtggagattCTGAAGtcacaactctgccttctccaacTTCATCATTGTTTAGTAACAAGACGTCACATTCTGTTTCAGCCAGTCAGCTGCCAG TGGATATATATGCTACCCCAGATGATACACTCGTAATATCAGGAGGTTTATATGATGCACCAAGAACTTTTAGCTCCAGCATGACAGCATATGAAGATGGAGAACTTCAAACAGATCATTTACCATTTAGCGTTCAACATGGACAATTTCGACTGGAatttttttgtgaaaaagaaaagggCATTTCCTTGACTTCTGAAACACTTCAGGGGCCACCAGGAAGCTTATAA